A region of Streptomyces paludis DNA encodes the following proteins:
- a CDS encoding ABC transporter ATP-binding protein: MCVVRDLVKTYPAARGGRGRPGTPAVRATDGISLDVRRGEIFGLLGPNGAGKSTLVRQLTGLMRPDSGAVELLGHDLVRHPERASRLVGYLGQESAALDELTVSLAAETTGRLRGLTLKAARAERDEVLDELGLTEIASRPLKKLSGGQRRLACFAATLVGERPVLVLDEPTTGMDPVARRAVWTAVDRRRADHGATVVLVTHNVIEAETVLDRVAVLDRGRVIACDTPSGLKEQVAGEVRVELVWRERAPLDVPEVAALRGSAQESGRRWVLRLAPDEARAAVAAVTGGRAFAALDDFTLATPSLEDVYLALGGQTRKGLVKA, from the coding sequence GTGTGTGTGGTGCGCGATCTGGTCAAGACGTACCCCGCCGCGCGGGGCGGCAGAGGGCGTCCGGGGACACCGGCGGTGCGGGCCACCGACGGGATCTCCCTCGATGTGCGGCGCGGCGAGATCTTCGGTCTCCTCGGGCCCAACGGCGCGGGCAAGTCCACGCTCGTACGCCAGCTCACCGGCCTTATGCGGCCCGACTCCGGCGCTGTCGAACTCCTCGGGCACGATCTCGTACGCCACCCCGAACGCGCCTCCCGGCTGGTCGGCTACCTCGGCCAGGAGTCGGCCGCGCTCGACGAACTGACCGTCTCCCTCGCCGCCGAGACCACCGGCCGGCTGCGCGGGCTCACGCTCAAGGCGGCGCGTGCCGAGCGGGACGAGGTGCTCGACGAGCTGGGACTGACCGAGATCGCCAGCCGTCCGCTGAAGAAGCTCTCCGGCGGCCAGCGGCGGCTGGCCTGCTTCGCGGCCACGCTGGTGGGAGAGCGGCCCGTCCTCGTCCTCGACGAGCCCACCACCGGCATGGACCCCGTCGCACGGCGCGCCGTGTGGACGGCGGTGGACCGGCGGCGGGCCGACCACGGCGCGACGGTTGTGCTCGTCACCCACAACGTCATCGAGGCCGAGACCGTCCTCGACCGGGTCGCCGTGCTGGACCGCGGCCGGGTCATCGCCTGCGACACCCCGTCGGGGCTGAAGGAGCAGGTCGCGGGCGAGGTACGGGTCGAGCTTGTCTGGCGCGAGCGCGCCCCCCTCGACGTCCCCGAGGTCGCGGCGCTCCGCGGCTCGGCGCAGGAGTCCGGGCGCCGCTGGGTGCTCCGCCTCGCCCCGGACGAGGCACGCGCGGCGGTCGCGGCGGTGACGGGCGGCCGGGCCTTCGCGGCCCTGGACGACTTCACACTGGCGACACCGAGCCTGGAGGACGTGTACCTGGCGCTCGGCGGACAGACGAGAAAGGGCCTGGTGAAAGCGTGA